One window of the Mytilus galloprovincialis chromosome 14, xbMytGall1.hap1.1, whole genome shotgun sequence genome contains the following:
- the LOC143059435 gene encoding uncharacterized protein LOC143059435: MSLSAEESNFLRFYFLNLKIASKAVRTYFDSVHPPSGLASELANCSVTLKRLRFITNSQLKILYPSTARNVRSEDFDTTLMVCLLRNMTPHECAPRTGWDNLPLQGDASTGADLARVKWYRNMLTHHEDGKLSPVDFIQYWTDLESAILRLGGPSLHQESQSAQHIVLDTSLTDMLNTVRNCQKDILNLQMSHEKHTSMITDLQTTLHNQKLVKEKHETEIQLLQDSLQKGETVDQNLATKLSDATVSIAKSKEEIKACHKEIETNEVRFKDLQEQLLNKQIQIDKLVTEVDKFEVKNEQQVIIFKENGEQIRKHDRKLAKQSEQLAEHDEQIALNAKDIDDIKKKQHNTDDSSSESRRKRLEDDTKALIKEDLREGTFVTTEAAEDGLLLLKQNGVLLITGHAGTGKSRISRHILHMFCTEYTSFKCIKLDKLQEWEDMVNRDDNVVILLDDIFGETNCIYNREKDIPILDKVHAYVCKSNIKVLITIRDTVKRQCQVVFDSHRLFKFDFVDLSSDKYKLCEKVKQNILTVYMKTVRQSDYIHSKGFVDQSCNTIMQLREIYKITNINPVKGFPLAVYQFVHSDKYFQLGFTFFDRPTETILDEINEIRRQGEIHKKFMIQYGVMVYTAINEHGIDPDDNSNVTEVVKIIDAIYGETIRIKRCQISDAVMELKGSYLVKIPNQRSYRYHHPTLQESVILSFAQIDNENLNKIIPLLSWTFFMKMVKPYGYNEKEGEVVLKIPTSSYKLLAYRLADIYTEVFRTIPYGIYNFLESLSNTEIFQNVDCVLLTYILDVVEKTDQKNHNIETMIRFNDMNSFLSYLQKKDVFLAVYLVVLATKERQLEIFQFILQRINQIIRTKNCYFTIDYIKAALITSLYQICSKKDVKIVKYVKSLMDIVEINRIPVLLDQNIQLTEMTSPLLDISIFDYYNNLVQTLKV, from the exons ATGAGTCTATCAGCAGAAGAGTCAAATTTTCTCAGATTTTACTTCCTGAACTTGAAGATTGCCTCAAAGGCTGTTAGAACTTATTTTGATTCTGTCCATCCACCATCTGGACTTGCCAGTGAACTTGCCAATTGTTCTGTGACATTGAAAAGACTTCGATTCATTACAAATTCACAACTGAAGATATTATACCCAAGTACAG caCGTAATGTTAGATCAGAAGACTTTGATACAACTCTGATGGTTTGTCTTTTACGGAACATGACACCACATGAATGTGCACCTAGAACAGGATGGGATAACTTACCACTCCAAGGGGATGCAAGTACAGGAGCAGACCTTGCAAGAGTAAAATGGTACAGGAACATGTTAACACATCATGAGGATGGGAAGTTGTCTCCAGTAGATTTCATTCAGTACTGGACAGATTTAGAAAGT GCTATTTTACGTCTTGGTGGACCATCACTGCATCAGGAATCACAGTCTGCTCAGCATATTGTCCTAGACACATCTCTTACAGATATGTTAAACACAGTTAGAAACTGTCAAAAAGATATTCTTAATCTACAAATGTCACACGAGAAACACACCAGCATGATCACTGACCTTCAAACAACACTTCATAATCAAAAGTtggtaaaagaaaaacatgaaactGAAATTCAGCTGCTTCAGGATTCTCTTCAGAAAGGTGAAACTGTGGATCAAAACCTTGCTACCAAACTTTCTGACGCCACCGTATCAATTGCTAAATCTAAAGAAGAAATTAAGGCTTGtcataaagaaatagaaacaaatGAAGTAAGATTTAAAGATTTACAAGAACAATTGTTGAACAAACAAATTCAGATCGATAAGCTAGTGACAGAAGTAGATAAATTTGAAGTAAAAAATGAACAACAGgtcataatttttaaagaaaatggtGAACAGATTAGAAAACATGATAGAAAACTGGCAAAACAATCTGAACAACTGGCAGAACATGATGAACAGATTGCACTAAATGCAAAAGATATTGACGATATAAAGAAGAAACAACATAATACTGATGACTCATCAA gTGAAAGTAGAAGAAAGAGACTTGAAG aTGATACTAAAGCCCTAATAAAGGAAGATTTAAGAGAAGGTACATTTGTTACAACTGAGGCAGCAGAAGATGGCTTACTACTATTGAAACAGAATGGTGTCTTGTTAATTACTGGTCATGCAGGTACtggaaaaagtcggattagtcgTCATATTCTTCATATGTTTTGTACAGAGTATACTTCATTCAAATGTATCAAGCTTGATAAATTACAAGAATGGGAGGACATGGTTAATAGAGAtgataatgttgtcattttactTGACGACATTTTTGGTGAAACAAATTGTATTTATAATAGAGAGAAAGATATACCAATTCTGGACAAGGTTCATGCATATGTATGTAAAAGTAACATTAAAGTTTTGATAACAATTAGAGATACAGTAAAACGTCAGTGTCAAGTAGTGTTTGATAGTCATAGGTTATTTAAGTTTGACTTCGTTGATCTAAGTTCAGACAAATATAAACTTTGTGAGAAAGTGAAGCAAAATATTCTCACCGTTTATATGAAAACAGTTCGCCAATCTGATTATATTCATTCCAAGGGATTTGTAGACCAGAGTTGCAATACTATTATGCAACtgcgggaaatttataaaataacaaatatcaatccAGTCAAAGGTTTTCCGCTAGCAGTATATCAATTTGTCCATAGTGATAAATATTTTCAGCTAGGATTCACATTTTTTGACAGGCCAACAGAGACCATTTTAGacgaaataaatgaaataagacGTCAGGGTGAAATTCATAAGAAGTTTATGATACAGTATGGAGTTATGGTCTACACAGCGATAAATGAACATGGTATTGACCCTGATGACAACTCAAATGTTACAGAAGTTGTTAAAATAATTGATGCAATATATGGAGAGACCATTAGAATAAAAAGATGTCAAATATCAGATGCAGTTATGGAGCTTAAAGGAAGTTATTTAGTTAAAATTCCCAATCAAAGGTCATACAGATACCACCATCCAACACTACAGGAAAGTGTCATCCTATCTTTTGCTCAGATTGATAATGAAAATTTGAACAAGATCATTCCTCTACTCAGCTGGACATTTTTCATGAAAATGGTCAAACCATATGGATATAACGAAAAAGAGGGAGAGGTTGTACTGAAAATTCCAACTAGCTCTTATAAACTATTGGCTTATAGATTAGCTGATATATACACAGAAGTATTTAGGACGATTCCATATGGAATATATAATTTTCTAGAGTCTTTAAGCAATACAGAAATATTTCAAAACGTAGATTGTGTCCTTCTGACTTATATACTAGATGTTGTAGAAAAGACAGATCAGAAAAATCATAATATTGAAACCATGATAAGATTTAATGATATGAATagttttttatcatatttacagAAAAAAGACGTTTTCTTAGCTGTCTATCTTGTAGTTTTAGCAACAAAAGAAAGACAgcttgaaatatttcaatttatattgCAGAGGATTAACCAAATAATCAGAACAAAGAATTGCTATTTTACCATTGACTACATCAAAGCTGCACTGATAACATCTTTATATCAGATATGTTCAAAGAAAGAtgtaaaaattgttaaatatgTTAAATCTTTGATGGATATTGTAGAAATAAATAGAATACCAGTTTTACTAGATCAAAATATACAGTTAACAGAAATGACATCACCATTATTAGACATATCGATATTTGATTATTATAATA